The genome window GTGGGCAATGGCCGCGGCGACCGCGCTCGGCAACGGCTGGATCGGCTGGGGGGTGCTTCGGGAAAGGGCGCGCGAACAGGCGAGGGCCGTGGCGCGAGAGAGCGACCGCTCCGGTCAGGCGACCGTCGAACCGGAAAACGGCGTCTCGTAGGTGCCCGAGCCGCTCAGCCGGTCGGCGAGCGAACGGCCCGAGAGGGCGAGCAATCCGGGCAGCCCGAGCAGCATCCAGGTCAGCCAGTGGCCGAGCCAGCGCAGCGCCGTCTGGCCGAACGAGAGCGGTTCCGTCTCTTCGCTGCGCGCGATCAGACCCGACCAGGCCATTCCCGGCGTCTGCCCCCAGAAGGCGAGCGAGACCACACAGTAGAGGAACGAGAACGAGAGCAGGAAGACCACCAGTGCGGGCAGCGAGGCCAGGCTGAGCTCGGCGCCGAGGAGTGTCGCCCCGACAGCGGCGACAGCGCCGACACCGAGCAGGATCGCGACATCCCCGCACGCGGCACGCAGCCGGGGCGCGATCGGAGCCGAGGGCGCCAGCGCCTTCGGGCCGTCCGCGGCCGACCCCGCGAATGCCGCCGTGGCCGCTGCGACAGCCGGCATCGCCGAAGTCGCCGATCCGCCGGTCCCGGAATTCCGAGCCGCTTCGCGCGCCGCCGGGCTTGGTACCGGAACGGGTCCGCGAGGCGCAGCGGGAGGCCTCGCCCCGTACGACGGCTCGGAGGCGACCGGCTCCGAGCCGGACGGCGGGAGCTCGTCGTCGTCGAACAGCGGCAGCGACTCCGGCCGCGCGCTGCGCCGCGATCCACGGCGCGCCGGGCTCTCACCCCGGTGAGCGTCCGCCAACGCCGGCGGTGGGCCGGAAAGCGGCAGGTCGAAGAGAAACGGTTCTTCGGGTTCGCGGCTCATCGCGCAGGGAGATTGCGGACGAAGATCTCGAACAGCAGGTCCTCGTTGCGCTGGCTGTAGACAGTGGCGAACGCCTGGAGTCGGCCGAGCGCCGCATCCTGGGGATCGAGCTCGAGCGCCTCGCGGAACTTGTCCGCAGCGGCTGCCGGATCGCCGCGCTGAAGGTCCACGATGCCGAGGTTGTAGTACGAATCCACGATCAATTGCCGGACGTCCCGATTCGCCGGTTCCGCCTCGCGGCGCCGCCAGAGTCGGTTGAGCAGGAAGTCGTAGTCGCCGTCGGCGTAGAGCTTGAGCTCTTCTGCGAGCGGCGCCAACCCCTCCTTCGCCTGGCCCTGGAGCGCGGTCAGCTCCGGCGAGAGCGGCGCGATCGCCGCCGCCTCGGTCAGCCAGCGGTCGCAGCGCAGGAGCTCGCGGTCCCGGCAGGCGCGCTCGGCACCGCCAACGAGCTCCTGGCGCTTCCGCTCGAACTCGGGGGGCAACCCCGCCGGCACCGGCTCCGCGGGCTTGATCAGAGCCTCCCACTGCGAGATGAGCGACTGGGCCTCGGCGTACTGCGGCTCTTGCGGCGGCAGGCGGCGCAGCTGCGCGATGGCGACCGCCGTCTTGCCTTCGGCCTGCAGCGTCCTGGCGCGCGCAATGACGTCGACCGCGGCCGGTGCCGCGGTCTCGAGCGGCTCCCGCGAATTCGGGAAGAGGCTCGCCCGATTGCGCAGCAGCAGCCAGCCACCGGCCAGAAGCAGGACGAGCACGGCGCCGCCGATCCAGACGAAACCCCGCGCCGGAGCGCCGCGCCGCTTGGCCGCGAGCGCGAACCCGGGGCGCTCGCCATCGCCCCGGGGGCGGGCCGCGCCCGGCTCCGGCGGCACCAGAATCTCCCCGCTCACATTCTCGCGCGCACCGCGAGCGCCCGGCGCGCCGCTCTCGACGGCGAGACCCGGAGCCTCGCCACCGCGCAGCCCGGCCCCAGGCAGGCCGGCTACGGAGGCGAGCGGAGCGCCGATCTGGCGCTCACGGATCTTCTCCAGATACTCGAGGGCGACGAGATGACCCGGCGAAAGCTCGAGGACCT of Thermoanaerobaculia bacterium contains these proteins:
- a CDS encoding tetratricopeptide repeat protein, which translates into the protein MSYSGDPALASDVKQRILTTFRQTLELATKGSRQEALLGCDFILRLDPHFGPARTLQQLVQAGRSGPDLAALFGGAEVAPLEVPPPSPPAGAPLGAHFARLFVERRFGDILTEAEQGRQALAADAEARQLVDQARARLEAAPYVKTFVDSARQALQSGDTEEADRLIRKARVLDADHPELLALEEAKKFYSDPERSMGGRRRGIEMDEEPEAPAASAAPGVDLELPEVDFSFAGLAEDNYSLEPAGNSYAGEVGYGSGTGEVSGEHSGRIEELLATGQSACDRGEYQAAIDAWSRIFLIDIDHQEAARRIEKARQLKAEREREMEEIFHEGVARFDSGGFESAEAAFKQVLELSPGHLVALEYLEKIRERQIGAPLASVAGLPGAGLRGGEAPGLAVESGAPGARGARENVSGEILVPPEPGAARPRGDGERPGFALAAKRRGAPARGFVWIGGAVLVLLLAGGWLLLRNRASLFPNSREPLETAAPAAVDVIARARTLQAEGKTAVAIAQLRRLPPQEPQYAEAQSLISQWEALIKPAEPVPAGLPPEFERKRQELVGGAERACRDRELLRCDRWLTEAAAIAPLSPELTALQGQAKEGLAPLAEELKLYADGDYDFLLNRLWRRREAEPANRDVRQLIVDSYYNLGIVDLQRGDPAAAADKFREALELDPQDAALGRLQAFATVYSQRNEDLLFEIFVRNLPAR
- a CDS encoding RDD family protein, which translates into the protein MSREPEEPFLFDLPLSGPPPALADAHRGESPARRGSRRSARPESLPLFDDDELPPSGSEPVASEPSYGARPPAAPRGPVPVPSPAAREAARNSGTGGSATSAMPAVAAATAAFAGSAADGPKALAPSAPIAPRLRAACGDVAILLGVGAVAAVGATLLGAELSLASLPALVVFLLSFSFLYCVVSLAFWGQTPGMAWSGLIARSEETEPLSFGQTALRWLGHWLTWMLLGLPGLLALSGRSLADRLSGSGTYETPFSGSTVA